The genomic region GGCCGCGCCTTCCTGCTGCCAGCCGGCGAGGCGAATCCGCAGCCAGGAACCGGCGACCTCCAGAACCTCGAGGCTGGCGCCCGGGACCACGCTGCCCTGGCGCTGTCCGGCCTCCGCCGCTTCGCGCTGCAGGAACAGCCGGCGTGTCGTCACGGCCATGACCCGGCTGCCGGCCGCCGGGTGGCTGGCACGCGCCAGGGTCGTGAGCGATCCGGCAAACCAGCCCGCGGTCACGATGGGCACCGGATGCAGCACGCCTTTGTGGCAGGTGATGCAGGAACGGCCCGGTTCGGCCGGGTTGCGCATTTCCCGCGTGGCCTCGGCGCTGAACCGCCGCCGGTCCATCGCCGCCGGATCGTGGCAGCGCCGGCAGGGCGCCGAGCCATCGGCTTCCAGTTGCGTCCATACCCGGCTGGCGACATCCAGGCGGTGCGCGTCCTGTCGCTCGGCGGTGTCGTCGAGATGGGCAAGGAAGCCGCCGATGTCGTGCGCATGTGCGGCGACGAAGCGCAGGCGGTCGGTCCAGGTGGAACCGACGTGGCAGTCGGGACATTGCACGCGCAGGCCGGGCCGGTTGCTGAGATGCGCAAGGCGTGCCTGTTCGCCGCTGGCGACATTCGGCTCATGGCAGGACAGGCAAAACGCCTCCTGCTCCAGCCGCGTGACCGCGACGTCGGCGCCGCGCCATGCGGCCAGGCCGAGGAACAGTCCGAACGCCACGGTGAGCAGTGCCGGAGGCCAGGCTGCCGCCTCGGACCGGCGGCCATGCCAGCGGACAGGTCCCGTGCTGGCCTCGTGCCTTGGCACCTTCACCATTCCGATTGCGGGGTCACGACGATGCGGCCTAAAATGCGATATGATTACGTACGAGTCAATAAATCACTTGGTTTGATCGCTGAAAATGCCGCCGCAGGTCGCTTCGCCGGATCCCGTGCTGCGCCACTACGGCAGGTTGACGATCCTGCTGCACTGGGCCTGCACCATCCTCGTCGTCGGATTATGGCTGCAGCCCTGGCTCCACCCGGTCACCGGCGTGCAGGGCCGGGAGCGTCTGGCGCATGTCGCCCTGGGGGCGGTGCTGGGCCTGTTGCTGCTGCTGCGCATCACCGGGCGCGGCCTCGCCCTGCTGCGCCGGCGCGCGCTGCGGTCCGACCTGCCGGCGGAGGCGATGCACCTGGCCCTGTACGCGCTGCTGTTCGTGACGCTGGCTTTTGGCGCCATCGCCCTGTGGCATGCCGGGATCAGCCTCGCCGGCCTGCTCGCCGAGGGGGCCTACCCGGCAGTGGACCGCGGCAGGTGGCACATGCTGGTCGGGTTGCACGGGCTGGCGGCGGATCTGGTGCTGGTGTTCACCGGCATCCATGTCACGGCGGCCCTGGCGCATCATTTCATCTGGCGCGATGGCCTGCTCGCCCGCATGGCGCTGGCCTTCCGCCATCCCCCCTATCGGGCACGCGGTTCCCGGCATGATCCCGGACCGCAGGGCGCGGGAGATCACGGCGGCCATGAATTTACTCGCGGGCAATGAGAATTTGCCCGGCGCGCCGGCACCGGCAGCATCCGGGGCGCGGTTCGGCTGGCGCCTGGACGAGGTTTCGGGCGCGCTTGGCGATATCGGCACCTTCCTGCCGCACATCGTGGGCGCGATCACGGTCGTGGGCATGGATCCCACCGGGCTCTTCGTGACCTTCGGCCTGTTCTACATCTTTGCCGGCTGCTTCTACGGCATTCCGATGGCGGTGCAGCCGATGAAGGCGGCTTCCGCGGCGGTGCTGATCCAGCCGATGGATCCGGGCTCGGTGGCCGGGGCGGGCCTGGCGATCGGCGCGTTCTTCTTCCTGCTCGGCATCTCCGGCCTGATCGGGTCCGTTGCCCGGGCCCTGCCGTCCACCGTTGCCGCCGGGCTGCAGCTTGGCCTCGGCCTGTCGCTGGCGGCGCTGGGCATCCGGTTGATCGAAGGCCAGCCCTGGATCGGCATCCTGGCCTGCGTCGCGATGCTGGGGCTGATGCGGTTTCCCCGCGTGCCGGTGGCATTGCTGGCCGTGCTCGCCGGCGGCATGGCCGGGCTGGCGACGGGCCTCTCGCCGCCGCTGCCGGCCCTGGCCCCGGGGCTGCACCTGCCGGGGCTGGTCTGGCCGGACTGGGCACAGCTCTGGAACGGCGTGCAGAACGCCGTGCTGCCGCAGATCCCGTTGACGCTGACCAACGCCATCCTGGTCACCGCCGCCGTGGCCCGGGATCTGTTTGCCGAACGTGGGGGGCGGGCGACCGAGACCAACCTGGCGTTGACCACCGGCCTCGGCAACCTGCTGGCGGCCCCTTTCGGCGGCTACCTGATGTGCCACGGCGCGGGGGGCATGGCCGGTCATGTCCGGTTCGGCGCAAGGACCGCGACGGCACCGGTGCTGATTGGCCTGTGCTTCCTGGGCCTGGGCCTGGTGCTGGGCGAGGGGGGCTATCACTTGTTGCGGACGGTGCCGGACGGCGTGCTCGGCGGGTTGCTGTTGTTGTCCGGCATTGATCTCGCGTTGTTCTCCAGGCCGGGCCGCTACCAGGGCAGCGAGTTGTTCCTGGTCCTGCTGATGGCGGCCATCGGCGTGGCGGTGAACCCGGCGGTCGCCTTTGCCATTGGGCTTCCCCTGGCGTGGGGCATCAGGCTGGGCTGGCTTCGCCTGTGACCGGCCCCTGTGATCCTGTGCCGCGCAGAGGCGTCAGGAAAAGGCGAGGGCTTTGCCCTTGACCCACCAAGGGCCACAAGGCCCTTGGATCCCATTCGCGCTGCGCGGCACAGAAAACCGGGTTCCAAGGGCGAAGCCCTGGCCTTGCTTACGGCGTTGCCGCTGCCTTCCGGGCAGCCCGGACAAGGTCAAGGCGCGAGTAAACGCCAAAGCCCGAGCCGTTGTCGAGAAAGCCGCCGCCCGGTCCCTGGGTTTCGGTCAGGATGGCGTTGGCCTGCGCCAGGGTCAGGTGCGGGAAGGC from Rhodovastum atsumiense harbors:
- a CDS encoding NapC/NirT family cytochrome c produces the protein MPRHEASTGPVRWHGRRSEAAAWPPALLTVAFGLFLGLAAWRGADVAVTRLEQEAFCLSCHEPNVASGEQARLAHLSNRPGLRVQCPDCHVGSTWTDRLRFVAAHAHDIGGFLAHLDDTAERQDAHRLDVASRVWTQLEADGSAPCRRCHDPAAMDRRRFSAEATREMRNPAEPGRSCITCHKGVLHPVPIVTAGWFAGSLTTLARASHPAAGSRVMAVTTRRLFLQREAAEAGQRQGSVVPGASLEVLEVAGSWLRIRLAGWQQEGAARAIYGAMGQRMLAAALAPAALEAVSPGPDVTDPATGQVWRPVTLTGWIESDGLVTSPDAVWSVMGLTYAALCASCHALPRPSVHTPNQWIGTMSAKRKLLPLDDDGNRLLLHFLQMQSGTRAHDDPPPPG
- a CDS encoding cytochrome b, yielding MPPQVASPDPVLRHYGRLTILLHWACTILVVGLWLQPWLHPVTGVQGRERLAHVALGAVLGLLLLLRITGRGLALLRRRALRSDLPAEAMHLALYALLFVTLAFGAIALWHAGISLAGLLAEGAYPAVDRGRWHMLVGLHGLAADLVLVFTGIHVTAALAHHFIWRDGLLARMALAFRHPPYRARGSRHDPGPQGAGDHGGHEFTRGQ
- a CDS encoding putative sulfate/molybdate transporter, which translates into the protein MNLLAGNENLPGAPAPAASGARFGWRLDEVSGALGDIGTFLPHIVGAITVVGMDPTGLFVTFGLFYIFAGCFYGIPMAVQPMKAASAAVLIQPMDPGSVAGAGLAIGAFFFLLGISGLIGSVARALPSTVAAGLQLGLGLSLAALGIRLIEGQPWIGILACVAMLGLMRFPRVPVALLAVLAGGMAGLATGLSPPLPALAPGLHLPGLVWPDWAQLWNGVQNAVLPQIPLTLTNAILVTAAVARDLFAERGGRATETNLALTTGLGNLLAAPFGGYLMCHGAGGMAGHVRFGARTATAPVLIGLCFLGLGLVLGEGGYHLLRTVPDGVLGGLLLLSGIDLALFSRPGRYQGSELFLVLLMAAIGVAVNPAVAFAIGLPLAWGIRLGWLRL